Within the Streptobacillus felis genome, the region AGAAAAATATGCAGTATCTGTTAATAAATATATGGAAGATTTAACTATATCTGAATTTGAAAATACAGTATTATTAGAAGAGATAATTACTGGTCTAAGACATTATTATTTAATGTTTACTATGGATAAAGAAGTTAGACAATACATTATGGAATTAGGAAGTGAAGGACGTTTAGTTGAGTTGCAACATCATGAAATAATGGCAAATCAAAAGAACAATTTAATAGATTTTATTAAAGATTATAATAGAAAACATAAAAGTGCTGAAAAAATATTTGTAGATTTAATGGAATTATCAAAAGACGATATTAGAGATGATGTTAAACTTGCGAAAGTTTTAGGTTACGATTTAAAACAAGACTTAATAGATGAAAATTTATTCCCAAGAGGTTATAGAATACTTAATACTGCAAATAAATTAACTAAAAAAGATGTAGAAAATCTAGTAGATAATTTTAAAAATTTAAGTGAATTGTTAAATGCAAATTATGATGAAATATATAGTATTAAAGGTATGGGTAAATTTAAAACAGAAAGAGTGCTAAGATTAAGAGAAAGATATAGACATTTATTGTAAAAAAAAACGACATTTAGTCGTTTTTTTTTATTCTCCAGTGTAGTTATGATGAACTTTTTGAACATCATCGTTGTCTTCTAATACATCTATTAATTTATTTAATTTTTCTAAATCTTCAGCTGACATATTTTCAACTTCTATTGAAGGAACAAATGCTATATCAGATTCTACTACTGAGTAATTAGCATCTTTAACAGAATTTAAAACTTTATCATATGTATCTGTTGGAGTAGTGATATAGAAACTGTCTTCAAAAACTTTCATATCATCCATTCCAGCATCTAAAGCTATCATCATTAATTCATCTTCGTCTGACTCAGGTGTTTTCTCTATATATATTTCTCCTTTTCTTTCGAACATATAAGATACACAACCTGGGGTACCTAAATTTCCACCATTTTTATCGAAAGATGATTTAACACTTGAAGCAGTTCTATTTCTGTTATCAGTAAGTATTTCAACTATTATAGCAACTCCTCCTGGTCCATATCCTTCATAATTTAAACTTTCATAACCAGCTCCACCATCTGCACCTGAACCTTTTTTAATTGCTCTTTGAATATTATCATTAGGCATATTAATACTTTTAGCTTTTTCTATAGCGTGTTTTAATGCCACATTGTATTCTGGATCTGCACCTTCTCTTGCTGCAACCGTAATTAATCTAACA harbors:
- the disA gene encoding DNA integrity scanning diadenylate cyclase DisA, encoding MISKENEKVFEQIFKIVAPGQPLRTAIEKIQEASLGGLIILASIDEMKEYIDGGFKLDTSFTPQKVYELAKMDGAVLISEDLKIIHGANIQLQPDKNIETNESGTRHRTADRIAKLTGNIVITISERRKRITVSKGEFKHTLELIGDLLIKSSQAINSLEKYAVSVNKYMEDLTISEFENTVLLEEIITGLRHYYLMFTMDKEVRQYIMELGSEGRLVELQHHEIMANQKNNLIDFIKDYNRKHKSAEKIFVDLMELSKDDIRDDVKLAKVLGYDLKQDLIDENLFPRGYRILNTANKLTKKDVENLVDNFKNLSELLNANYDEIYSIKGMGKFKTERVLRLRERYRHLL
- a CDS encoding YebC/PmpR family DNA-binding transcriptional regulator, which encodes MGRHGTIAGRKEAQDRKRASAFTKYVRLITVAAREGADPEYNVALKHAIEKAKSINMPNDNIQRAIKKGSGADGGAGYESLNYEGYGPGGVAIIVEILTDNRNRTASSVKSSFDKNGGNLGTPGCVSYMFERKGEIYIEKTPESDEDELMMIALDAGMDDMKVFEDSFYITTPTDTYDKVLNSVKDANYSVVESDIAFVPSIEVENMSAEDLEKLNKLIDVLEDNDDVQKVHHNYTGE